GGGCCGGCCATTCCTTTTCGGCTATTGCGGTAACCGACGAGGTGTTGGTTACTTTGGATGACTTTGCTTCGGTGGTTTCGTTGGATCGTGATTCTGGTTTGGCTCGAGTTGAGGCGGGTATGCGTTTGTTTAATTTGAACCCGTTGTTAGATGCGGCGGGTTTAGCCATGCCGAACCTGGGTGACATTGCGTACCAGTCGGTGGCGGGGGCTATTGCGACTTCTACGCATGGCACTGGTTTGGGTTTTCAAAGCATTGCTGCCGGGGTGGTGGGTTTGCGCATGGTGACCGCTGATGGTTCGGTGCTGGTGTGTGACGAGCAGCAAAACCCTGAAATGTTGCAGGTGGCTCGGGTGGGTTTGGGGGCTTTGGGCATTGTGACTGAGGTGACCTTGCAGTGTGTGCCGGCTTTTAATTTGCAGGCCCGTGAAGAGGTTATGAATATTGACGATTTGTTAAGTAACTTCGATGAGTTCGCTGAGAACACTGACCACACCGAATTTTTTTGGATGCCCCACACCAAAAATGCTTTGTTGAAACGCAATACCCGCACCCAAGAGGAGCCGCCGCCGCCCCGCAATCGGCGCCATGCGGCCCGGCGTAAGTGGAAGCATTTTAAAAACAAAGAGTTGTTAGAAAACGTAGCTTTTGGGGCCATGAACCATTTGGGTCGGTTGCGGCCTTCGCTGGTGCCGAGGTTTAACGCCATGATGGTGCCCGATGAAGGGTCAGCGAACTACATAACTACTAGTTACGAGGTGTTTGCCAGCCCCCGCCGGGTGCATTTTTACGAAATGGAATATGCCGTGGCGCGCCAAGATGGCTTGGAGGCATTTCGCCAGGTGCAAGCGCTGATCGACACCTTGGATCATCCGGTGAGTTTTCCGCTAGAAGTTCGGGTGTTGGGTGCCGACGATATTTCTTTGTCTACGGCGTCGGGCCGGGACACTATTTATATTGCCGTGCACGTGTTTCATGGCACGGAGTACGAACAGTATTTCCGTGGGGTGGAGGCCATCATGAACCAGTTCGAAGGCCGCCCCCATTGGGGCAAACTCCATTACCAAACCGCCGAAACCCTGGCCGGCCGTTACCCGCGTTGGGGGGAGTTTCAGGATTTACGTTCTCGCCTCGACCCAGAGGGCCGCTTCACCAACCAAGAAATAACCAAAGTCCTCGGCCCGCCCCAGTAGGGGCGCCGCTTGCTGCTACCGCACTGCTACCAAGCTGACTTCGGTGAGGGGGCCAGAGATTTGGGTCAGTTCGGGGGCGTAGACGTAGCCCTCGGGGTGGGTGAAATCCGCTAGCCCGGCCGGGTCGGTGAGTTGGGTTTCCACCACGTAACGCACCAAAGCGCCCTTGAGTAGTTTGTTCCAATGGGCCACCGTCACCAGTTTGCGTTCACCGTCTTTTTCTACATCATCTACGAAACGCACCCGAATGCGAGAGCCAGCCACCGACGAATCCCAGGCCGCCGAATGCTCGTTGGGTAACAAATCCCACACACAACCCGCTGCTGGGCCGGCCAACGCCGCCGTCAACAAGGGCTTCCAAAAACGAGCCGGCGGGCCAAACCCTGGCAGTTTGGCGCCCATCTTCAGTTTGTAATCCGGTAACGCATCTTTAGGCCGCACCGCCCCCCACAGGCCAGAAAAAATCACTACCTGCTTATCTACCCGTTTGCGCAACCCAGCCGGCAACGACGAATAATCTAAAGCGTCATACAACACCCCGGTATAGCGTTCGATAGCCGGCAAGGTCGCCGCCTTATGCGCCACCAAATTAGCCGCCGTGGCCTCCGCTACCCGCTCGCCCTTAACCCCCAACAATTTGGTGCGGGCCGCTTCGTTTTCTTTCATAGCTTTACGCAGCGCCGCCAACACCTGCCGCCGCGGTTTCAATAACTCGTCAAAAGACTGCTCGGCTTTCTCCCACGCCGGCCCATCGCCTCCCGGGGCTTTTCCCTCAGAGGGAGGCAAGAGGATCAACGGAGAAGCCATGCCCTGACGCTACCCTCGCCAAGGTGAACGAAGAGAACAATCCCCCCGAACCAGAACCCAGCGAAGAAACCACGGCGGCTTTTGCCGAACCACCAGCCGACCCCGAACTGGACGCCCTCGAAGCCGACCTGGCAACGATAGAAGCCGCCATGAACCGAGTAGCCGACGGCGACCTCGACGGCGCCGAAGAAATCATGAGCAGTCTCGCCGACAACGAGACCAGCGAACCCTCAGAGCAAGTCGGGGACCGTGCCGTCGCCCACCAAATCAACCCGATCACCGAGACGTAACTCGCCGTCGGTTACCTCAACCCAGCGGCCCCCCAAATTAGGGATACGCACCATCGGGATAGCCGCCCCGCCCTCCACGGCATAAATCACCCCGCCGTGAGTAACCACCAGTACCTCATCGGCCCCCGCCGTGGCCTCCACCACCCGCAACAACGCCCCGTGGGCCCGCGCTAAAACTTGTTCATCCAACTCGTAACCCTCCGGGCGATGGCCGCTCTCCAACGCCCCTGGCCAACCCTGTTCGATCTCCACCCGGGTCAACCCCTGCCACGGCCCGGCGGAACGCTCTTGTAAATCTTCTTCCACCAACACCGGGCCCACCCCCATGGCTTCAGAAATAATGGCTGCCGTTTCGGCCGCCCGCTGCAAAGTCGACGCCACAATGGCATCAAACGCCCCCAATACCCCAGCCGCCTGTTGCGCCTGACGGCGACCCTTATCAGTCAAGGGCGGGTTAGCCTGGCCCTGCCACTTACCCAACGCATTCCACTCAGATTCACCATGGCGCACTAACAGCAGTCGAGTCACCCGCTTGACGGTAGCCGAAAACGGCCACTTCGCAGAGATGGGCTAACACTTCCTAGACTAAGCGAATGGCAGTATTGCGACTCTTCGCCTCTATACGGGTAGCGGCCGGCACCGGCACGGCAGACTTTGACGGCGCCACAGTAGAAGAAATCATCACGGCGGCCACCCAACGCTTCGGCCCAGACTTCGCCCAGCAGCTCCCCAACTGTAAACTCTGGTTAAATGGCCACGCCACCCAACCCGACGCCCCGGTCACTGCCACCGACGAAGTGGCCTTACTGCCTCCCGTTTCAGGAGGCCGCTAATGCACCGCTTAGCCGTACTTTCTCTCCACACGTCGCCGCTCATTCAACCCGGCTCCGGAGACGGCGGCGGCATGAACGTCTACGTGCGAGAACTCGTCTCCGCCCTCGCCCAAACCGGCCGGCAATCCACCGTATTCGTACGCCGAGTAGCCGCCGACTTACCCGAAGTAGTCGAAGTAGAACCCGGCTTTCGTGTGGTGCACATAACGGCCGGCGCCTTCGACCTCGCCAAAGAAGACCTCCCCGAGATCGTTGATGAGTTTGCCGACCGAGTAGCCGACTGGATACGCAACCACGGCGAATTCGACGGACTGCTGGCCAACTACTGGCTCAGCGGCGTCGCCGGCCATCGCCTCAAACACGAACTCGACCTGCCGTTAACCACGGTGTTCCACACCCTGGCTCGCGTAAAAGCCGAAACCGGCGACCACGAGCCCCCCGGCCGCATGGAAGCCGAAACCGCGGTCATTCAATGCTCCGACGTCATCTTGGCCAACAGCGAAGAAGAAGTAAACCAACTGGTTTCGCTTTACGGCGCCAACCCAGCCCGGATAGAAGTAGTGCCCCCCGGCGTAGACCACGCCTTTTTCTCCCCCGGACACCAAGGCGGCGCCCGAGACGCCATCGGCCTCGGCCCCGACCCGGTACTACTTTTCGTCGGGCGCATCCAACCTCTCAAAGGGATCGACGTGGCCATCGAAACCCTGGCCCAACTAACCAGCCACCCCACTGCTCGCCTAATTATTGTGGGCGGAGCCAGCGGCCAAGACGGCCCAGCCACCGAAAAAGAAATACGCAACCTGGTGGCCCACCGCGGCCTCACCGACCGAGTGCTGTTCGTGCCGCCCCAACCCCACCACCTGCTGTCTACCTGGTATCGAGCAGCCGATGTGTTAATTATGCCCAGCCGCTCCGAATCCTTTGGCCTGGTAGCCCTTGAAGCAGCAGCCTGCGGGGTTCCCGTAGTGGCCGCCGACGTCGGCGGCTTGCGCACCCTGGTAGACCCCGGCCGCACCGGGTTTCTCATAGAAAGCCGTGACCCCGCCGACTACGCCCATGCGGTATCCGTGCTACTCGATGACCCTGGGTTAGCTACCGAAATGGCTGCCCAAGCCGCCGAACATTCGTGGTCCTACACCTGGTCGGCTACCGCCCGTCGGTTACGCAATGTTTGTGACGAGCGGTCCACCCGAGCGCTGGTTGACTGCAACTAAACCATGGACGACGCCCCGCCGCTTACTCCTCAGCAACGCAGCGCCGTTCAAACACTCATCACCGACTGGTTGGCCGCCCGCCTGGCCGACAACCCAGTACTGGCCAGCGTCGAATACGACGCCGACCCCAGCCTCAACCAACACCGCTGGCTGGCCCGTCTACTGGGCGAAGAAAAAGAATCGATCATGCTGCACTTCACCCTGAAGCAACGCATGGTGCACTTCGAAACCTACGTGCTGGCTCAACCCGAAGAAAATCACGCCGCCTTCTACGAATACTTTCTGCGCCGCAACCGAAAACTGGCAGGTGCTGCTTTCTCTATCGGCCACGAAGACGCCGTGTACCTCACCGGGGCTCTGCCAGCCGCAGAAGTAAACGAAGCCACCCTCGACCGCATCTTAGGAACCTTCTGGGTAGCAGTAGAAGACTGCTTTCAACCTGCCCTACGTATCGGTTTCGCTAGCCGGTTCAAGAAATAGTAACTTTATATTGCATTTCAATACATTTCAGTCTACTATGCACAATGAGCCCGGTGACCGGGTTGGTGTTCTCGATCGGGGAAGTGCGATGACACCAACAAAGCCACCGGGTTCACGTTCGTCCGAGGCCCCTCGCATCAGGTAGATTCCTCCACATGAACACAAGACTGCAGATCATCGGCGGAGGCAACATGGGAGAAGCCCTGCTGGGCGGCCTCGCCGCCACCGGATGGGCCAGCAACGAAACCCTGCACGTGGTTGAACTCGACGCCGACCGCCGCCAAGTCTTGGCCACCGCCCACCCCGGACTCTCCGTTGGAAGCGAACCCCTCACCGGCGTCGACGCCCTCATCGCCGTAAAACCCCACATCGTGCCCGCCGTCTGCGCCACCCTGGCCAGCGCAGAGGCAAGCCGCGCCCTGTCCATCGCTGCCGGGGTCACCCTGGCCACCCTTGAAGCCGGCCTGGCCCCCGGCACCGCCGTAGTGCGAGCCATGCCCAACACTCCCTCCTTGGTCGGCCTGGGCGCGGCGGCCATCGCCGCCGGCACTAACGCCAGCAACGATGACCTCAACTGGGCCACCAGCATCTTGAGCTCCGTAGGCACCGTGGTAGTGGTCGACGAAACCGACCTCGACGCCGTTACCGGGCTGTCGGGCTCCGGCCCGGCCTACGTATTCCTGCTCGCCGAAGCACTCATGGCCGCCGCCCAAGCCGAAGGGCTCAGCGCCCCCATAGCCAAAGAACTCACCCAACAAACCCTGCTGGGCGCCGCCACCCTGCTAGCCACCAGCGAAGACAACGCCGCCACCCTCCGCCAAAACGTGACCTCCAAAGGCGGCACCACCGCCGCCGGCCTCGCCGTGTTCGAAGAAGCCGGCTTCGGTGACCTGATTCAACAAGTAGTAAGCGCCGCCGCCCAACGCGCCCGAGAACTCGGCGCCACCTGAAAATGGACACCAAAAACCCGGTAATCTCTTTCCTCTCTGACTACGGCACCACCGACGAATTCGTGGGCGTCGTGCACTCCGTGCTGGCCGACCTCGCCCCGCAAACCAAAGTCATCGACATCACCCACGGCATCGACGCCTACGACATACGCGCCGGCTCGCTAGCCCTGGCCCGCAGCGTCGAATACCTGTGCCCCGGCGTAG
The window above is part of the Acidimicrobiia bacterium genome. Proteins encoded here:
- a CDS encoding FAD-binding protein; the encoded protein is MLKLLMSGRSICEGGKKMKMPGMHTGFRDDGSWRNWAGNQVAHPVRIERPRSEEEVVGLVRSAAAEGRKVRVVGAGHSFSAIAVTDEVLVTLDDFASVVSLDRDSGLARVEAGMRLFNLNPLLDAAGLAMPNLGDIAYQSVAGAIATSTHGTGLGFQSIAAGVVGLRMVTADGSVLVCDEQQNPEMLQVARVGLGALGIVTEVTLQCVPAFNLQAREEVMNIDDLLSNFDEFAENTDHTEFFWMPHTKNALLKRNTRTQEEPPPPRNRRHAARRKWKHFKNKELLENVAFGAMNHLGRLRPSLVPRFNAMMVPDEGSANYITTSYEVFASPRRVHFYEMEYAVARQDGLEAFRQVQALIDTLDHPVSFPLEVRVLGADDISLSTASGRDTIYIAVHVFHGTEYEQYFRGVEAIMNQFEGRPHWGKLHYQTAETLAGRYPRWGEFQDLRSRLDPEGRFTNQEITKVLGPPQ
- a CDS encoding YaaA family protein encodes the protein MASPLILLPPSEGKAPGGDGPAWEKAEQSFDELLKPRRQVLAALRKAMKENEAARTKLLGVKGERVAEATAANLVAHKAATLPAIERYTGVLYDALDYSSLPAGLRKRVDKQVVIFSGLWGAVRPKDALPDYKLKMGAKLPGFGPPARFWKPLLTAALAGPAAGCVWDLLPNEHSAAWDSSVAGSRIRVRFVDDVEKDGERKLVTVAHWNKLLKGALVRYVVETQLTDPAGLADFTHPEGYVYAPELTQISGPLTEVSLVAVR
- a CDS encoding histidine phosphatase family protein, with protein sequence MSAKWPFSATVKRVTRLLLVRHGESEWNALGKWQGQANPPLTDKGRRQAQQAAGVLGAFDAIVASTLQRAAETAAIISEAMGVGPVLVEEDLQERSAGPWQGLTRVEIEQGWPGALESGHRPEGYELDEQVLARAHGALLRVVEATAGADEVLVVTHGGVIYAVEGGAAIPMVRIPNLGGRWVEVTDGELRLGDRVDLVGDGTVPDLL
- a CDS encoding MoaD/ThiS family protein, which encodes MAVLRLFASIRVAAGTGTADFDGATVEEIITAATQRFGPDFAQQLPNCKLWLNGHATQPDAPVTATDEVALLPPVSGGR
- a CDS encoding glycosyltransferase family 1 protein, coding for MHRLAVLSLHTSPLIQPGSGDGGGMNVYVRELVSALAQTGRQSTVFVRRVAADLPEVVEVEPGFRVVHITAGAFDLAKEDLPEIVDEFADRVADWIRNHGEFDGLLANYWLSGVAGHRLKHELDLPLTTVFHTLARVKAETGDHEPPGRMEAETAVIQCSDVILANSEEEVNQLVSLYGANPARIEVVPPGVDHAFFSPGHQGGARDAIGLGPDPVLLFVGRIQPLKGIDVAIETLAQLTSHPTARLIIVGGASGQDGPATEKEIRNLVAHRGLTDRVLFVPPQPHHLLSTWYRAADVLIMPSRSESFGLVALEAAACGVPVVAADVGGLRTLVDPGRTGFLIESRDPADYAHAVSVLLDDPGLATEMAAQAAEHSWSYTWSATARRLRNVCDERSTRALVDCN
- a CDS encoding pyrroline-5-carboxylate reductase, encoding MNTRLQIIGGGNMGEALLGGLAATGWASNETLHVVELDADRRQVLATAHPGLSVGSEPLTGVDALIAVKPHIVPAVCATLASAEASRALSIAAGVTLATLEAGLAPGTAVVRAMPNTPSLVGLGAAAIAAGTNASNDDLNWATSILSSVGTVVVVDETDLDAVTGLSGSGPAYVFLLAEALMAAAQAEGLSAPIAKELTQQTLLGAATLLATSEDNAATLRQNVTSKGGTTAAGLAVFEEAGFGDLIQQVVSAAAQRARELGAT